CGGGTTTGCGGTGCCGGCGGGGCTGCGGGTGTTCGTGCAGACGAGTGACCGGTCGGCGAGTGATATCGAATCAGCAGTGGCGGCGGTAACGCCGGCTGAGACGCTGGTGAACGTGTCGACGCACATGTCGGAGCAGGACTTGCTCACGGCGGTGGCGGCGTTCGTCGCGGACCGCCTCGCTGGAGATGATGTGTTGCTCGTCGCGTACAACGGAGAGCGATGGAACGGCGGGTTCGACGTGCCGTTTCTCCGCACCAGGTATGCCCAACAGGGCCAAGAGTGGCCGTTCGTGGACGTGCCGTACGCGGACCTGATGCCGATTGTGGCGGACCGGTTCAACACGACCGTCAGGAGCGGTGGCGGCGACGGTGACGATGGTGGCGACGGCGGCGACGGCGACGCGGCGGCGACGCGTGAACGGAATGACTTAGGGCACGCGTATGCGGTGCTGTGCGACGGTGCGTACGAGAATGTGGATCCGTTCGAGTCGAGTGCAGCGGCAGTGACGGCGTTTGAGGATGGCCGGTTTGCGGAGCTCGCACAGCATAACGTGGCGGATGTGCTGCGGACGCAAGCGATTGGCCGTGTCACGGAACAGTACTGTGCGAAATCGGAGTTTAACGTGAAATCGTTGACGCCGACGCGGAACCCGTGATGAGGCGATTGGGAGCGTCGCGTAGATGCTGAAGCGGAACGCAGGAAGCAGACCGACCTAGCATGGCGTCACCGCAGGACGCATCCGGCGATTGCGGTGGGACGAGACGCGGAGTGAAGCGAGACGGCACGTGATGCGGGCGGCTGGTGATGGGGAATCGAGCGGGAACCGAGCAACGAAGCCAATTCAGACTAATGCCAACACGATCACGACAGACAGGCGATGCGGATGGTGAACAGCGAGTGACCGATGCGGGCGACGAGCAGGAGGCGCACACGCAGTGTCACGAGTCGGTGCCGCCGGCGGTCCGTGAGGCGGTGCTTGAGACGTACGGGTCGAAGTGCCAGGCGTGCGGGTGGACTGATCCACGGGAGGATGTGGAGGTTGCGACGCTGCATGTCCACCATATTGAGCGTGAGCCGGACGGGATGGGTGAGCATGATGAGGCGAACTTGACGGTGTTCTGCCGGCGCTGTCACGAGTGGCTGCATCACCAAGTGGACCCGGCGGATGCGCCGGTGCAACTCACGGAAGCTGATCAGGCAGTGTTACTCGCGCAGGACGTGGAGATCTTGGAGGTGCTGGCGGAGTGTGGGCCGTTACGGACGAGTGCGGTTGCGGCGAAGCTGACGGTTGAGTTGACGGTCACAGCTGTCCGAGAACGATTATGGGTGTTAATGGGGTTGGATAATCGGATCGAGGCGCGGGAGAGGCAACTGGTCGATAAGGATGTTGAGACGAAGGAGTGGGGCCTTGCCGAGCAGATCGAGACGTCGTCGCGCGGGCATATCCCGGCGGACCGCCAGCTCTTGTTGCAGCGGATGGAAGACGAGCTAGTGCGACGGGCGTTGGAGCGTGGCTGTGACCGTGCTGCAGTGGTTGACGTGCTCGGGGTGTCGGAACGGTCGACTTTCTATAAGTCGAAGCGGGCACGGGCGTATGATTTCCCGTTGGGTGCGTTCAGTCGCGGTGGGCGGCCGGCAACGGGGACCGCGGCGGACCCAAGCGAGGGTCGTGAGGCGCGTGATGGGGCTGGTGACAGTGCCGGTGGGAAGGCAGCGGCAGGCGACACGGAGCAGCGAGGCAAGACCGGGCAGGGTGACGTGCCGAGTGAGCGTGAACCAAGTGAGACGTGGGGGGCGTGATGCGGGATGCTATACGACGACTTCACCCCCAACGTGGCTCACCCACTGTGTCACCATCAATAGACCGGAGTGAACCACCGCGCCCTACACACCCGCAATGACGGGGTGCTTGAGGGCTTGGCTTCCAGATTTGACAATCTCGAACAAGTTATCGAAGAGTGATCGCTATGCCGTCCGTGAATTTAACTCTTACAGGCTAAGTCCCCGTCCTCAAGGAGCGACCGAAGAGAGCGAGTAGGGCGGGGATACAGCCGTACACTCCGGAACTTTCCAAACGTTCAACTGACTAACAACCTAATAAATCAGTAGTGGTTGAGGAGACGTTCAAGTACGCTGCAACGCCGGAAGACGCCGAGACAGCCACGGCTGCATGGCACGATATTCAGACGTGCCGGGAAGTGTACAACCACGCCCTCACGCAAGAATACCGCCCACGCCCCGACTACGACAAACCATCGTATACGGAGATGCAGAACAAACTCACCGGGACAACCGGGTGGAAACAACGCTGGCCGGAATGGAAGAACGCGTATTCCAAATGCCTACAAATGGCTATCCGGCGCATCAAACAAAGCGAACGCGTCCTTGAATCACTCCAAACCCGAGGCTACAACGTTGGGCAGTTGAAATGGAAACCACCGCGAGAGTACCGCAGCATCACGTACAACCAGTCCGGTTTTGACGTGGATCATAACACGGACCGAACTGGTCACGCGATCGTGAACTTCTCCAAAATCGGTGACTTCCACCTCAACTACCACCGCCCACTCCCCGAAGACGGAGACATCACACAAATCATCCTGAAGAAAGAGAAAACCGGAGACTGGTCCGTCAGCATCGTCGTTGAGTACGACCCGCAATACCCGGAGAAACCGTGTGTCGAGGAGATTAACCCAACAGATACAGTCGGGATTGATCTCGGCATCACGAAGTTCATTCACGACTCAGCCGGCCGATCGTTTGGGTCACTTGACGAGCAACGTGACCGCGACCGCATCGAACGCCGGCACCGTAATCTCTCCCGGAAAGCATACGGCTCGAACAGCTGGGAGAAAGCCCGGCAGAAACTCGCTCAGGCATACGACCAGTTGCAGAACCGTCGTGAAGACTACCGGGAAAAACTCGCTGACGAATACACCACTCGGTATGACGCAGTGTTCCTCGAAGATCTGGACGTGAAAGCGATGACAGAGGATGATGGGAACAGTCGGAACATCGCGTCGATGTCATGGCGGCAAACGATTCAGGCATTCAAACGCCACGGGAAGAAAAACGGGTGTTACGTTATCGAGGTGCCACCGGAAGGCACGACGAAACGCTGCTCACAATGCGGCTGTGAAACAGAGAAACCTCTCTGGGTGCGTGAGCACTCGTGCCCGTCGTGTGGGTTCGAAACTGACAGGGACTACAATGCAGCGTTAGAAATCAAACGTTTGGGGTTGGAGAAACTTGGTGTTGAAGCAACTATGCAGACAGTAGGTCAGGGCATGGCCGAATCAACGCCTGCGGAGACTGCGCTCCCTGGGGACACTGAGGAAACATCCGATGAGGTGTCTCCAAAGCGCGTCGTGGAAACAGGAAGCCCCTGCCTCAAGGAGCCGCCGAAGGCGGCGAGTAGGCAGGGGTAGTTCACCCGATCTTCACCCTCCGTTGTTTCCGGAGCTATCAGGAATTCAGTTCCACCACAGAGCTCCGATTCAGTAGTCTGAGATATCGGACTGAAGGATATTGTTATCGCCGGCCGTCGACTCGATGATGTTCGCAAGTTCTTCGAAGCGAGTCGTCGACAGGAGCACCTCCAGCACGGCTTTCAGCGGAACATCAAGTTCGTACTCGTGATACCGGCCAGCCGAGAGCCCCTCGTTCCGTTCATAGACGCTGATGAGCCCGAGCATATTCATATCCGAAAGGTGGTCGCGAACACGGCGTTCGCTCACGCTGTCGGCGTCAAGCCGGTCGCAGATTTTCACGTATCGTTCATAGAGATCGCGGGAGCGGACGGGGACGTCGTCGAGTGCCTGATGGTACGCAAGCGCGCAGAGGACAGCGTGTCCCTGTGTCGTGAGTTCCTGCATTCCCTCGTAAAGTTGGTTCTTTTCGAGTTCGTCTTGGGCATCCCGGACGTGCTCCTCGGTCACGGTGTCAGAATCGGCGGCTTGTGCGAGTTCGCCGGCCTCACGGAGCAGTCGGATCGCCTGCCGGGCTGATCCCGTGTCTTGGGCGGCAAACGCCGCACAGAGCGGGACAACATCTTCAACGAGGACGTCCTCGTGGAACGCTTTCTCGGCACGTGGGTTGAGAATCGAGCGTAGCTGATTCGCATCGTATGGGGGGAAGAGAATCTCCTTTTCGGCGAGTGTGTCCTTGACCTTCGGCGAGAGATTATCCCGGAACTGGAAGTCGTTGCTGATGCCAACGATTACCGGGCGGACGTCGTCAACGTAGCCGTTCGATCGTGCTCGTGGGAGCCCGTAGAGGATGTCATCAGAGTGGCCGATGTTGTCGATTTCGTCGAGGACGATTACGACGGTACCACCGAGCGCGTCGAGTTCCTCGTAGAGGATGTCGAAAACTCGTTGCTGAGAGTAGCCGGTAGTACTGATGCGGTCTTTATTCTGGCTTGCGCGAAGTTCGTTGACGAGAGCGACGGCGACCTGGTAG
This sequence is a window from Halolamina sp. CBA1230. Protein-coding genes within it:
- a CDS encoding orc1/cdc6 family replication initiation protein: MGMFQRDRQVFADAEPLDDSYEPEDIRERDEMLEKYQRALQPIIDNRPTSNIFLYGKTGTGKTVATKFMLSHLENDAAEYDDVELSTVWVSCENLSSSYQVAVALVNELRASQNKDRISTTGYSQQRVFDILYEELDALGGTVVIVLDEIDNIGHSDDILYGLPRARSNGYVDDVRPVIVGISNDFQFRDNLSPKVKDTLAEKEILFPPYDANQLRSILNPRAEKAFHEDVLVEDVVPLCAAFAAQDTGSARQAIRLLREAGELAQAADSDTVTEEHVRDAQDELEKNQLYEGMQELTTQGHAVLCALAYHQALDDVPVRSRDLYERYVKICDRLDADSVSERRVRDHLSDMNMLGLISVYERNEGLSAGRYHEYELDVPLKAVLEVLLSTTRFEELANIIESTAGDNNILQSDISDY
- a CDS encoding RNA-guided endonuclease TnpB family protein translates to MVEETFKYAATPEDAETATAAWHDIQTCREVYNHALTQEYRPRPDYDKPSYTEMQNKLTGTTGWKQRWPEWKNAYSKCLQMAIRRIKQSERVLESLQTRGYNVGQLKWKPPREYRSITYNQSGFDVDHNTDRTGHAIVNFSKIGDFHLNYHRPLPEDGDITQIILKKEKTGDWSVSIVVEYDPQYPEKPCVEEINPTDTVGIDLGITKFIHDSAGRSFGSLDEQRDRDRIERRHRNLSRKAYGSNSWEKARQKLAQAYDQLQNRREDYREKLADEYTTRYDAVFLEDLDVKAMTEDDGNSRNIASMSWRQTIQAFKRHGKKNGCYVIEVPPEGTTKRCSQCGCETEKPLWVREHSCPSCGFETDRDYNAALEIKRLGLEKLGVEATMQTVGQGMAESTPAETALPGDTEETSDEVSPKRVVETGSPCLKEPPKAASRQG
- a CDS encoding HNH endonuclease, with the translated sequence MTDAGDEQEAHTQCHESVPPAVREAVLETYGSKCQACGWTDPREDVEVATLHVHHIEREPDGMGEHDEANLTVFCRRCHEWLHHQVDPADAPVQLTEADQAVLLAQDVEILEVLAECGPLRTSAVAAKLTVELTVTAVRERLWVLMGLDNRIEARERQLVDKDVETKEWGLAEQIETSSRGHIPADRQLLLQRMEDELVRRALERGCDRAAVVDVLGVSERSTFYKSKRARAYDFPLGAFSRGGRPATGTAADPSEGREARDGAGDSAGGKAAAGDTEQRGKTGQGDVPSEREPSETWGA